AGGCAGATAGTGCGTCCAACTGACCACTTTGCATGAGCGAAAGAACCGTTGATGGTTTTTTCACCGTTGTGTAATTCACGGTCTGGAGCTTCACTTTCTTAGCGTTCCAGTATGTTTTATTTTTCTTGAGCGTGATCTTGTCGTCCTTTTTCCAAGACGTCAATTTAAACGGGCCATTGAAAACTTGATCTTGCACGTCGGTTTTCCACTTTTTGTTGCCGACTTTGTTAATCTTGTCCAAGCGCACTGGGTAATAAATCACGGTCGCCATGTCTGACAAAAGTGATGAATAAGCATAGGCCAGCCTGATTTGCAGTGTTTTCGCATCCAAGGCTTTCACCCCTAAATCGGCCACACTGCCTTTGCCGGTGTTATAGGCTTCGGCCCCTTTGATAAAGTACGCGCTCGAAGCCTGCGCAAAAGCATTTTCCTTCTTCAGCAGACGCTGAAACGAATCAACATACTGCTGGGCAGTCACGGCTTTTCCGTCTGACCATTTTGCATCGCGCAACTTGAATGTATAGGTCAATCCATCGGCCGACTTGGTATAAGATTTGGCGCCGGTCAGCACCACCTTATCCTTGCCATTCGTCGATTCAATGGTCGTCAGCCCTTCTTGCACCTCAGACAAAATGTCATTTTCGTTCGAGTTCCGCATATCATTCACATCGAGTGTGGTTGGATCATCTGTTTCTGACAAATTCAAAGTCTGCCTTGAACCCGACGCCGAAGTGTTTTTACTGCCGCAAGCGACGAGAATGGTGGCGAGTGCCAAGCCGGTGATAAGTGCTGTTACCAAGTGGTTCTTCTGCATAAAAAATTCATCTCCCAAAACAAAATAAAACTGGCGATGCATCTAGAGTTCTAGATACACCGCCAGTTTTGTCCTTCGTTCAAGTCAAGTGATCCCGTCACCCAAACCAAACCCTAGCCATGTAAATAGAACTGCTGTGTGATTCACAGCAGCAGCACATTGACATGGACATGGCTTGGTTAAACTTTGTCATCACGGCGACTCCTTCCGAAGAAATTAGCAACAGCATACTTTTAAAAAAATAGTTCGTCAATGTGAAAATTTAAAAAATTGACTCATTGGCATTGCATCATCGTCATCATTTGGCAACAAAAGTTCGATGTATCAGTGCTTATAGGCAACATAAAATCAGCATTAAAAAACTAATGTTTGAGTTGCGGTACCAGTAAATCAGTCAGTGCTTTGACAGAAAATGGGTTTTGTCCGGTAATTAGCTGACCGTCTTGAACTGCAAACGACTTATATGCTCTTTTTTGTACAAAATGAGCATTGTGTTTATTTGCAACCGTTTTGTTTAAAAAAGGAACAACTTTTTGTTTACCGGCTAAAATCTCTTCAGCATGTGTAAAACCTGTGATCTTCTTACCAGCAATCAAATACTGACCAGCTTGGTCTTTGATATTTAGCAAACCAGCGACGCCATGACAAACTGATGTCACGTATCCTTGATGCTGATAAATTGCCAGCGCTATTGCTTGAAGTGCCTGATTGTCTGGAAAATCCCACATAACGCCATGGCCCCCAGTGAAATAAATGGCGTCATATTCAGCTGGATTGACTTGCTCTGGCCGTAATGATGCTGTCAAAGCGCGTTCTTGAAAATCGTGATCTTCATATATTTTCATGATTGCTGGGTTCGTATATTTCATGCTTCGTGGATCAAGGGGGACAAAGCCGCCTTTCGGACTCACATAGTCAACCGCGATGTTGGCTTGCTGCATCGCATCAACAAATTCTGCTGCTTCTCCCAACCACAATCCGGTTGGTTCATCTGTATGCTGATAACGTGTTGTATTCGTTAACACAACAAGTACTTTTGTCATTTTGCTGCCTCCTGAATCACGGATGTCACATCATCCAAAACTTGTTTCAGCTGATTAATTGAGCTTGTATCATGGGATAAATAATAATAATTCCGCGTTCCCTCGCGCCGGTATGCCACTAATCCCGCCTGCTTTAAGATTTTCAGGTGATGTGAAACCGCAGGCCGCGATAACGCAGTCGCCGTCGTCAGTTCACTTACGCGTTTTCCCTGACAAGGTTGATCCGCTAACAAAGCGATGATAATCGCTTGACGCTTTTCATCGCCCAGCGCGACAAGAAAATCACCAACATCAGATAGTTCTTTTTGCAACTGTTTTAGGCTTGACATTTCTTCACCCTTTCGTTTAATTATTTAAACCATTAAAGCATGTAATGTTGTTAAAGTCAATAAATCGACACTTGGAGGTGAGACCACGATTACTGGGATTTTCCTTCCACAGAAATGCGCTTGTCTACTCCTGACCGGCAACAAAAAAGCTGATCACAGCGTGTTGCCGCAACCAGCTAAACTGAACCAAAAATACCATCTGACTTGACGCCTATGCGTGCGCTGATTTGCGCATCAAAACGGCTAACAAGGCGATCCCTGCAAGTGTGAACAAAATTGCCGGTATCAAATTAGCGGCCGTAAACATCACGAAGGCCATCGTGGCGAACAAGCCGCCGATCGACAAACCAATGCCCCATTTTTGAACGGCTGTCAAGCTATGGAAAGAGGTGCGGAAACCTAGCGCCAGCAACAATGAACCAGCAAAAGCAACGAGTCCAAAAATAATGTGGCCTAAAATCAACCAGTTGAACATATGTGTCTCCCCCTTATCGTTTGCGGACAAATGCCAACTGCAAAAGCCCGTGTGTCATTTAAAAGTATGACGTCTTAACTATACGTGAGACTATCACCCCTGCCAACTAAATCTTTCGAGAATAATCACCCGGTAACATTTCGCCCGCCACATGGAGTTGGCCGTCCTTCAACACGACTGCATGATCCCAAAAACGGCCAATATCATGCCGATGTGAAATGACAATCATCGCCACCGGCAGCTGCCGCAAGAGGAGGCCAAGTGTCTGTGCCGAGGCCGCATCAAGATTTGCGAACGGTTCATCCAAAAGTAACATCGGCCGCTGAGCCAGCAAAGCGCGGGCAATCCCGATTTTTTGCAATTCCCCAGCCGACACATTGACACCATCTTGGCCATGCACAAGCGTGGCCAGTCCTTGCGGGAGACGCGCAATAAAATCGGTTAGCCCAACTTGGTGTAGGACAAGCGTCAGTTGCTGATCCGATACTTGCCGGCCAAGCGTGACATTATTGGCCAATGTGTCCTCAAATAATGCAACAACCTGCGGGACAAAGCTCATGCTGTTTGCTGATGCCGCCAGATCGCGCTTGTCTGTATCTTCAAACTGAATCGTTCCAGCTTGTGGCACCAATAAACCTAGCATGAGGCGAAGCAAAGTTGATTTGCCGCCACCACTTGGACCAGTTATTAACATTTTCGCGTGTGCAGTCACGTCGAGCTCTAACTGTAGCTGGTTCAAAGTCGGTTGCGTAGCATCAGGATACGTGTAAGTGACATTATGAAGAACAAATTTAGCTGGTTTTTGTCGTGACTGTCCACCTGCCAACTCCTCTTTATGCAGCGATTGGATCAACGGCAACAACCGTTTGACAGACACCAAGTTGCGCGTCAATTCAGCATACTGACTTGGCATACTGTAAAACAACCAAGTAAAACTCGGTGTCAACATGGAAAATGCAGCAAATTGACCAATGGTGATGACCTTGAAGCCAACAAATAGCAGCTCAATGCCTAAAATCGCAATGTCAAAAACGAGCCCCAACGAAAATCCCATCACAACTGTTTTGACTTGTTGCATCCCCATCTGATACTGTGCCTGAGAAAACTTCTGATAGGCGCCGTTAAATAGTTGCATACCAAACTGTTCTTTTTGATAGCTTTTTAACAATTCGCGGCCGTTCAAAATTTGCAAGAGGCTTTCCTGCATCTGACTATTCTCAATCTGTCGCTGATTTTGCGCTGTTTGCAAGCGACCGGACATCATCTTCGGAATCAAAAGTGCCGTTGCACACAGACCGATGATCAATAGCGTTAGTTGCCAAGAGCTGAATAGACCAAATGTTCCAGCAGCTAAAAAGGAAAAACCACCAACCACCAAAGCCGTCATGGAGCGCATCAACAACGGCGCAGCAGTCTGCACATCCGTGGTGAACCCGTTGACCCGCCGCCCGCTAGCTTGATTGTCAGTTGCAATCGGCCCATTCATCCAAAGCTGCCATCAATTGCGTTTGAATTCTTTGAATCAATTGATACTGACCGCGCGTTTGCAGCTTTGCCATCACAAAGCGACCTAACCCTATCGCCAAAGCTGTAGCTGCAGCTAACGTGATCATGCTGACTGTAAAAGCAGCATGTTGCATCACACTTTGAATCACTTGTGCCAGTGATAACTCAAGACCAGCACACCCCAAGGCCAGCAACCATAAAATCGAGACAAGTGGACTATCAACAAGCCGCCAAACTTTTTTCAAATCAGTTATCATGGCGATCACCCACCTTCAACACCTGATCGGCCGCAGTCACAAAATCAAACGTGTGCGTAATGATCACAACCCCGCGCTTCTTAGCTTCCTGCCGCAGCAGTTGCATGACTGCCTGTTGATTAACCGCATCAATGTCCGACAATGGTTCATCCAAAACAATAAATGGACTATCTGCGGCAATACCGCGAATAATTCCTAATCGGCGCTGTTCACCCGGAGACAATTGATTAGGTTGTAACGTCTGGTCAAGATCGGCAGCATACCGATCAAGTTGCAGTTGCTGTAATAATGCAGGCAACTTTGTTGGATCAGCCTGAGAAGCCAATAGCAAATTAGCCGTCACGGATGCCGTAAACATCACACTCCGCTGCGGCACAAACGCAAACAACGATGCTGACTTGATTTTAGCAGGCACACCCTGAATCTCGATTTTGCCAGTCGTTGGCTGCAATTCGTTGAGAATCAGCTTCAGTAAGGTGGTTTTCCCAGCACCATTTGCGCCGATCAAAAAGGTGATGCCTTGATTATGAATCTGAAAATCCAGATGTTGTAAAATTTCCCGATTCGTTTGCGGGTAATGGAAACTCACCTTTGTGCCGCGAATTTTGATCGTATCCGGCTGATAGTCCCCCTTCATAGGCGAAAATACCGGCATTACCTGCTGTGTCAGTCGTGGCAATACGCGATCAATAGAGGTTCGTTGCTGAGCCAAGAAACCAATCGTCGGCGCTAATCCCAAAAATGGCCATAGGATTGAACCCACGCCAGCATTCCAGGCACCTAACAGACCGGCAACTGAGCTGCCAGTGACGGTTAACATGGCAAAACCCACCATCAACGTTAAGACCTCAGCCAAATAGACGCCACCATTGAAAATACCGGCAAGCGCGCCAGAGGCCGTTGCCATTTGCTTCATGCTTGGCGCCGCTTGCTGAAAATAATCAGCGTGTCGTTGACGATTGTAAGCAAACACATTCAGATTGCGAACCACAGCGACATTTGCCAAAAAATCATTGAAAAACGCTTTGTGCTTGTCATCAATTTGAATAAAAGTCGTTTGCGCTTGATTTTGTTGACGAAACAAGCCCCGCGAAACACCGGCAAATAAACCGCCGAATGCTACAAACATCAGTGCCAAATGCCAAGACTGCGTCACGACATAAATGACGCCAAGAAAAACCGTGATCCCAAAATCGACTAGTGGCAAAACCCCTGCATCCAGAAATTGCATGATATGCTGCGTGTCCGTTACGATCAGATTAGTGGCAGTTCCATTATCGGGGACCTGTGTCGCGTCGTCTTGCAAAAAGTTAGCCATCAAAGCGGTCGCAATGTCACCACTGACTCGTCGTTTGAGACGTTCTGTGACAACGCCTGACAAAAAATAAATCCCAGTGTAGACAACCGCTGCCGCTAACATCCCAGCAAAAATGGCCACAAGCAAGTTGACCTGTCCTGAAAGTGCAACGGTCAAACCAAGCTGTATCAGCATCGAAATTAAAACGTTAAAACCATCAATCAG
This genomic window from Lacticaseibacillus paracasei subsp. paracasei contains:
- a CDS encoding ATP-binding cassette domain-containing protein, with the translated sequence MQTILRITSIRYRWLLGLLTLRVLIDGFNVLISMLIQLGLTVALSGQVNLLVAIFAGMLAAAVVYTGIYFLSGVVTERLKRRVSGDIATALMANFLQDDATQVPDNGTATNLIVTDTQHIMQFLDAGVLPLVDFGITVFLGVIYVVTQSWHLALMFVAFGGLFAGVSRGLFRQQNQAQTTFIQIDDKHKAFFNDFLANVAVVRNLNVFAYNRQRHADYFQQAAPSMKQMATASGALAGIFNGGVYLAEVLTLMVGFAMLTVTGSSVAGLLGAWNAGVGSILWPFLGLAPTIGFLAQQRTSIDRVLPRLTQQVMPVFSPMKGDYQPDTIKIRGTKVSFHYPQTNREILQHLDFQIHNQGITFLIGANGAGKTTLLKLILNELQPTTGKIEIQGVPAKIKSASLFAFVPQRSVMFTASVTANLLLASQADPTKLPALLQQLQLDRYAADLDQTLQPNQLSPGEQRRLGIIRGIAADSPFIVLDEPLSDIDAVNQQAVMQLLRQEAKKRGVVIITHTFDFVTAADQVLKVGDRHDN
- a CDS encoding type 1 glutamine amidotransferase domain-containing protein, which translates into the protein MTKVLVVLTNTTRYQHTDEPTGLWLGEAAEFVDAMQQANIAVDYVSPKGGFVPLDPRSMKYTNPAIMKIYEDHDFQERALTASLRPEQVNPAEYDAIYFTGGHGVMWDFPDNQALQAIALAIYQHQGYVTSVCHGVAGLLNIKDQAGQYLIAGKKITGFTHAEEILAGKQKVVPFLNKTVANKHNAHFVQKRAYKSFAVQDGQLITGQNPFSVKALTDLLVPQLKH
- a CDS encoding ArsR/SmtB family transcription factor, yielding MSSLKQLQKELSDVGDFLVALGDEKRQAIIIALLADQPCQGKRVSELTTATALSRPAVSHHLKILKQAGLVAYRREGTRNYYYLSHDTSSINQLKQVLDDVTSVIQEAAK